A window of Bactrocera dorsalis isolate Fly_Bdor chromosome 4, ASM2337382v1, whole genome shotgun sequence genomic DNA:
GTCTTCATGGCGGAGGGCGCTTTCAGCTCGCAACGCATGCGTGGCTGCTGTTGCGTCTTCTGTTGTGACTTCTCCAACTCCTCAACGGCGGATGGGAGCGTGCGCGGTGCAATTGGTGGACGTAGTATGGGCACGAAAGCGGATTTGACAACATCGATTTGCTCATCATCCGAGTCGACATCGGGATCGGCATCGGATAGCGACTGCTCCAGCGAGCTGTTGGCTTTATGATTGCTGCTCGCAGTGCTGGTGTTGTGTGCATGTACGGGTGGCGAGGACGATGAGGGACGCGACGAAGCGGGACTTATGTGCACGGGGCTGATGTGTTCCGTTGAACCATGCGAGCTGCCGATCGAGGTGTTGTGCAGATTATGACTGGGCACACGCAGACCGGCGGCGGCGAGGTTGTACGGGTGGAAGGCGGCTGCGGCGACTGGATTGAAGGGAAATTGTGGCATGCCTACACCGTACGAGGAGCCAGGCGGTGTGGGTATCATGCCGAGTGCGGCGTTTGGTGGCGCACCAACCGGTGGTGGTGTCAGCTGCGCGGAGTGGAAATCGTTGActgctggtggtggtggtggcggtacGACTGTGGTGCCAGCGTTGCCGTTTGAGGGTAATGTAGGTGAGCTCTTCGCCAAGGCGGGATGATGTAGCGCGGCCTGGTGACGGAAGTAGTCCGCATAGCCGTATGTCATGTAGGCGGCATCGAGCCACGCGGGATTGAGCATGAAGGGATTGAAAGCGCCCGGGTGTGGATAGCCATAACCTATGGaagagcaaaaaagcaaaagcgAATAAGCATAAGTGTGCAAGCGAAGCGATAGAGAAAAAGGTAAGTAAGtttaaaatacagaaaatgttAGTAGAGATGAACAGAAAATACGAAAGCgtaaagcaaaagcaaaatgcaaaatttaagtaaaataatattaataataaaccaGTCGTAAAAGGTTCCtggtaaatagaaaaaataaaaacaaaaaatcaaaataagtaaaatatcgTAAAGCggtccaaaaattttggtcTAAGTATAGCAAAAACggtaagtaaaaacaaaatacaagtcaaaataactaaaaaaatagtgaatcggttcaaaacggttttcacaaaaaacaaaaacaaaatgtaaatcaaaataactaaaaaaatagtgAATCGGTTCAAAACggttaacaaaatttattcaaaataacttaaaaataataaataaataacaaaataataaataacaaatcaaAATAACTTAGAAATAATAAATCGGTTTAAAACGGTTCtgccaaaataataaaatgtatgtcaaaacaacttaaaaataataaatagtaacaattttttttttaaatcaaaatacaaatcaaaaaaacctaaaaattgtaaatcggTTCAAAACGGTTTTTAcacaaaaactcaaaataacttagaaataataaataaataacaaaataataaataacaaatcaaAATAACTTAGAAATAATAAATCGGCTTAAAACGGTTcctacacaaaaacaaaatgtaaatgaaaataaatagtaaatcgGTTTGgtcaaaataatttacaaacagTAAATAGGTCAAAAACCAAATGTATATCAAAATaacctaaaaataataaatcagacaaaaattgtttttaaaaaatcaaaatacaaatcaaaaaaacttaaaaatagtaaatcgGTTCAAAACGGttactgcaaaaaataataatataaaagtcaaaataacataaaaataataaattggctGAAAAAGATTTctggtaaataaacaaaacgaaaataaaaatcaaaataccttCGAAACAGTAAATCGGTTCAAAACGGTCCAGCAGGATTTGTGGTAAAAGTCAATTAAAACTTAACAATTAAgactcaaaaacaaaataaaaaacggtCAACTAAAGTTCAGTAACTAAAGTTGTCCAACTAAAGCGATAACAAACTAAAAACTTACTTTGCTTACTTCTTGGTTCCCGCGGTCCGTCCACGGTCACTTTGATCGCCTTCGTGTAGCTCGCTGTCTGCACCGGATATGTGGCAATGGTGATGGTCAGCGTGAAGGACTTGCCACGGCCCGAACGGCCGACAAAGCGCAGATCGTTGAATTTCGCCACTTGATTCTTCATAATCGCCGTACAATTACGCAATTCGCCGCAATAGTTCTCATCATTGCCGCACTTGATGGTGACTAGTGTGCCGTCGGGCACATCATCCAAAGCGATCACTTTGAAAGCGCCCGGCAGCGACTTATTGGAGCGCCAATGATTCGGCAAGGCGCTGCAGAGGATCGATGGCGAACCGGTCTGTGCCAACTCGCCGTGATATTCCTGCAACATTTCGTGCAAACTGGCGAACATGTCGGTCATAGAGGGCGGCAATTTGGTGGAtgagctgttgttgttgttattactgctGTTGTTATCCGGCGTGGAGGAGCCCGTCGAACTGGCCGAGCTGGGCACATGTGTGGGCGCGCCGCTCTGTGCGTGTGGCATGGCGCTAGGCGGTGCGGGGCCGTTGGCCAGTTGCGCGGGCGCAGCGACCATTGTGGGACCGGCCGGTAAGTGCATTGTGGGTGCGCAAATTTTGAGATTTCGTGTGTTAACAAATTGTGGAAAGGACTGCAGCTTGGCGGCACAAACCGCGTGTTGTGccagttttttattgtttttctgttgttgttgtgcttgatgtaatccaaaattgtcggggcttgtttttgtttaaattatggttaattcttttgttttagaaacttgcaacactttttttcttattctgcTTTGTTCTCGCTTTCTTAGACACTCTGCCGCTAAGGCATTATAAgttgctgtttgttgttatttttatacacttgcacCTTATCAGTTTTGTTAAAGTTCGAAAACGTTCCGAAATAATACAATTCGTTTGTCGTGTGTTTCGGCGCGCGTTCGCtacttttctaaatttaaatttctcgtTTCGGCTTCTGTTGCTCCGAGGAATGTGTTCCTAACACGTTAAAGTCGCTGAGTGAACTGACTCTCCGCACTGATCATCACCAGTATTTGAAGCAAAATTGAAACGCTCTACCACGCATACACACTTGCAACGCGACACAAACACACTTGCAACACGCCACTCTTTTGCCATACATTCATGCCGCAAATCtccttttttcaaatgttgttgtttttactactatttttgttgttgtttttgtgtttgttgttgttacggtTATTGTTTGTGCCACTGCTGTTGTTGCGGCATgtcacattttgttgttgtagcggtggTTGGTTTGCTGGTCGATTCATTGGCCGGCTAAGGGTGCCGTGGCAAATGTCGACGGCAAACGGCGAAGGAGAAGGCAAAAgacagacaaaaaaaaaaaacacacacacacacacaagttaCAACAAAGCATAGTCAAGGCTAGCTGACTGGTGGCAGGTATCAACAACCACCATTGCCACAacaacagccacagtaaaaatTTCCCATTTTTCCATTGTGGCAAGGAGATTGCTTGCCACACGGCGCACACGCACACGCGCACAAGTATGAGTGATTGCACAGTCACACAAACGTGCAACAAATACATAACTGCCTGAacgtgcaacacacatacaaaaacttatcacacacacatatacaaaaaggtgtccaacatacacacaaacaagaACTTGCCACATATACATCTACTGATGAACGTgcaacacatacaaacatccaTGTACGTGCTACagacacatacatgtatacaacGTCAGCTCGACACTcagtcacacacatacatccacaCGTATTGGCGAAGAGCGAGCGTTTCTGTGGCAGGCCAACCAAAATggggaaaatataaaaattgagcGCAAAACGCGCGCCTCCgagtgaaatgaaaataaaaatgacacacagcaacaacaacacgcagcGAATAAAAAACTGTGAGAAgcgaaaaaaaatgttcattgaGAGCCAACAAATCAAGGGGCGTTGAGAGCGCACTCGCGCACCAATCCAAGCGGGGGGCTGGGGAGCAGGGAGGCGGGAAAATTATATGGCAGCGCGGAGAAACAGCGGGCCATAAAGATGTGCGTGCGCTGGTGGTATGGAAGAAGAAGCACGAAAAAATcacgaaaccaaaaaaataaacgcGCCTATGTACaagagtatatacataaaacatacatatataatatatacatatctaaaataaaggcacatacatatatgtgcgaaGGCCTAAGCGCAGCAAGTGTGCACTGCGCCTCAGCGGGGGGAAATGCGGAAAATTgcggaaaaaatatgtgaaaactcAGCACAGTGGCACCCAGCCGCGTGGGTCCAGTAATGGGAACAACTTGACCGGTCGCCGCTGCTGAATCCTTGTGCCTTGCAGTGAGCGTGTTGCATGTTCTTGTGGCATGCAGCACTTTTACACCTTCCGACGATAAACACGGCATAAGTGAGCTGTTCAGAATCTTTCTAATTTGGGTCTTAATTATGTTGACAAGAAAGTTGTGGGAGATCATGGCATTTAGataaagatatgtatatatattttataagaaatcaaaattttgcaGATAAATCTggaaagatatatattttttccattggtattcatatttacatatgtatatttatatatgtaaaatatgtctATAAagattgttatttattttgtagaatAATGAGTCAAGGTCACagcaacaaatttttgttaCGAGAAGAAATTTTCATAGCACATAGCCAGGCTTTTGTTAACTTTTTCCTTTGTTTGAAACATGAAGAGTTGAATTcctacaataaatatatacaaaattaaagaaaaataatttaaaatctttattattaataaataatataaaaaaaattaaaaattataagaaaaaatatttcgatgttTTATTagagaataattttaaaaattaatttttcaatttaatttaaaaaaaataattaatttttttaaatttaaattttttgaaattaattaaattaattttttaaaattaattaattgtttgaaattaattaaattaagtttttaaaattaatatataatatacaaaaattaaaattaattaatataaaaaaagttgagaaaaattttcaaattaaaaaaaataaggttTTGAAGTcaatataatatgaaaaatatacaacaatttcaaaaataaaaaaattaaaattttgaaatattaaaaaatgaagaaaatatttttaattaattttaaaattattaaaaatttaaaaaattaataattaaaaaaatttaaaattaaaaaaaaataaaattaaaaattagttttttaaaattaaaatatagtatacaaaaattaaaaaaaaaaaaacaaaaattaaaattaaaagtaaaaaaaattttaaaattaaaaaaattctttaaaaatgaaagaattaaaattttgaaatattaaaaaatgaagaaattttgttttaattaatttttaaattaataaaaatcttaaaaataaaaaataaaaaaaaaaattttgaatttaattagttaaaaaaaaacttagaacaattttataaatttaaaaaaaaaaatttttttaatttttttattaattaatttcaaaaatttaacgtttttttatttcaaacttttcctcatttttatatattaattaaaaaattctcagttttttgtttttttttcatacatcaCTTGTGGAAATTGAATTGtttctcgattttttttattatattttttttttaatatgtaaaaaattttttcaaagcaaaCTTTTATTTCAGAATTTAATCACGCTTTCGCCAAGAAGAATCACGCTTTCCCCgcataatgtatgtataaaaatattcttaaaaataaaatatttaaaaaacttaataaaaatgtatgctaAAATATACAagacttttataaaaaatcaagatTTTTGAATAGCTTTCATTCGAGGCAGCTTTCACTGAACCAAGCTTTAATGCAACAAATTTTGGATACTAGAAAGCTTTtctttaatgaatattttgtggAAATTTGAGATCTATTTGTGATCGATTTCCATAAAATATTCGTTAAAGGAAAGCTTTGTTGTATCCAAATTCGATCGTTCATGAAAGCTTATACTAAAACTATGCAGAGAGCTCTGAAATCCTACTGGAtgaaaaacgaaattcttcTAGAAATCACTCAAACTTTCAAAATCTATATTGTGaaagcattttttattacatttcgtacaaaaataatagaaaaaaaatatttaatctaaCTTAAAAAAGTATCAAGTAAATTAAAACGCTTTCATGGAGTCCAGCTTTCACAAAACGAATTTCATTAAACGAATCTTTCAATAAGTTTTAACCGAATAAAACTGTCAGGAAGGTCTGAAATCCGACTAATGCCTCCAAAAAAAATCTCAACTAGAAATTTCTCAGAGCTCATAAATTTTGGTTCAAGCTTtcgaaaaagttatataaaaatataaattcgaaGTTATCTGCATCAAGTGAAAGCGCAGTCTTATAACAAAGTACTACTacataaaagtgaaaatttcctattttttcatgaaataaaTATGCCATGATAGAAGCTTTCACGAAACGAGTTTTTCACTGAGCGAAGATTCCATTAAACTTTCATCAAATGAAGCTTTCATAAATTGTAGCTTTTAttgtttaagtttaaaaaaaaaatctcaaaatatcaaaattctGCTAAGAAAAGTCTTAAAACACACGAATTTTGGCGTAagctttcgaaaaaattatatataaaaataaaaatcttgaaGTGAAAGCTCAATACTATGACAAAGCAACATTATAACACTCAGATTTGctatttttacttcaaattcGCGAAAAAACTAACCAAAATATTGATGGTTTGCTTGGAGTGAAAGCTcagtaaagtgaaataaagcaaatttcTAACTTAATGTCGACTGACTTGAGGAAAGCATTAATATCGGCTTTGATAGTATTGAAAACTCAAATATAAACCCGAAAATATATGTTCAGACCAAGAAGCTTTCACCTATAAGATCGTTAGCAAGACACgtgataaataatttaaatcacACACTCCAAGAAGTATGTGTTACCAACTACCACAAAGGACTATcaaaatataaagcaaaaatgGTAATAGAATTTACAAAACATAACCAAttccaacaacaaatacaaacgcCAACAATTATACGAGTGCATTAGCAAGCAGCTATATTCTcaataaaccaaaaacaacactaaGTTCTTGGGCAAAGGCAGCTGTGCACCCAAAATCCAATCAAACAACTCAACCGAAATCTCCACAAAATTGAGGAGTTCCACAAGACAAACCGAACTTGGTTAGGCGGGCGCGCACCGACATGATGTGCCACCAACGATTGGGGTAAACGGAAATTGTGGAATCACAAGCAAATTGGCCAAAAGTGCGGGGCACCAAAACAAGAAGGTGACAAACCGAGCTGAGAAAAACATAAATTCACACACAAACGCAGCAAATAAAgcgaaaaaacaacagttaacCAACACAGCGGAAAGCGGCAGCCATAAAAAAGAGGGGCAGCTGGCCGAACGCGCCACAGAAGCCAAGCAGCAAGCGCGTGGTATGCAACGCGGATGGCTAGATGGCTGTACGGTGGCAATGCGAGAGCGACGGGGCGCTGCGCTCAGGGACAAATGGTGCGGCGGCACCAACCAAAATGTCGCGAGCCGCCACAGCGTCGCGTGACTCTGCCACCGGGGGGGATACGCGCCGTCCTGCCAAACAGGATACGCTCAATAAGACAGGCAGTAAGCGtggtgttgttgctattttgctAGGTAGCTCCTCAACTACTGCCACTTTGACTGCTTCCAGTGGCCAATTGCCGCGTGGGTGCGACAAAGACTTCGTCGGCACTGCCCAACAgcatttcttctttctttctttccttCTTCCATGGCACATTTCTCCACAGGTTTTTCTTACGGCACACACTTTCTTGCAGCAGTGAACGTGCGCGTTGGTGTGTAGGTGCTTTGAGTAGAGTTTTCTTCGTAGTCACACAGGAGGAGGTAGGAATTTGTGCGCTCTTTAAGAGCCGTTAAGGAGGCGATTCGCAACGCTCTTTGGTGGCCCATTTGGTCGAGCGGCCGTGGCCCGTTGTCCGCTGCGCGCGCTCAGTTGCTGGCGAGTGCTCGACCGGCACGGTGCTGTCACTGCGTCAATACCAATGGCACCGTTATTGGTATTGATGATGGTCGCTGCGTTTGCGGAGCCATCGATAGTGCCGCTGCGTTGGCTCTGGCTCGCAGCAAGCAAATCACCGTCGTCGTAATGGTCGTAATTTTGTGTGTCAAATCGGCGTACGTGTGCGCTTGATGGCGAAAGCGTGTCTGTGTTGgcaattgaattttaaattttcgttttttttttggtgtgaAAAGTCTTGTTAAGTCTTTATTTAGGTTTGCAATAATTGCTGGAAAACATGAAGAATTCTTGTGACATTTCATGCTTTAATTTCTAGTAGTGTTTGGCTGTTGGATGTTTGTGTGGAGGAAGGAATCTAGAGCAATcataaaaaatcaaagtttGTTGCATGCAAATTCGGTTTTGAAATGATTTCAGATTTTTCCCTTTATTTGTTCTTTTTGAATATGTGCTTCATAGAGAAATACTCGAGAAGATTTCTTATGTTCTAATTTTAGGGCATTTGTCCTAGCTCCTTAATATGACCCGCTGAACATGCTGTTAATACTtatactttactttactttaaaagaattttttcttgtttctgaaattaacaaatatttaacaaaatcctaaaatttttcaaaaattatattaaaatatttttaagttaatttattatGATTATAAGCTCACCTGCGAAAACTAATCACTCTCGATcgactaaatattttttgcgtaTAAATAAGAAGTGTAAAATATACTCCAACTGTTTCCTTATATAACGGTGCATTTTCAGGATGTGCTTTATGGTTTTACTTTTCAGCGAAAATGTAGGAAATAAATGAAAGCTTTGGATTCGCCAGTATgcaatatatttatactctcaTTTGATGccttgtatatttaaaatattcacacaTCATCTTAAGAAAAAATCGGTATTCAACAACATGGTCTTGCTGATCAAAACTATCTAGTTTTTCCAATGAAGTTACATATGTTTCCTTTTCTCTGGCCAACATTTTATAAAGATTCTGCTTGAAACTATATTTTTAAGGTTGTATATTATATAGGATAGGGTTCGTcttagtgtgaaattttcgattCGATTTTTTGTCGCATTGTAGCAACAAAGTTGGGAACGGAGCGACTCCAATCTTTAAACGctttttctcagaatggtgtttttcaaaCCATTTCCACTCACAAAGAAggagttttgaagatatctagttcTAATTTGGAGAGAACATTTTCAACGTCATTTTCTATCGCGCTATTAaaccttttttttgaaatcttcctATGTTTTTCTACGAAAAAACTGTTCAAAAAGGAGTCAAAATcgatactttttgttcaaattaaaaaaaaaaacagctgctTCCATATTCCATTTCCTACAGATTAGTCATCTTTTTGAAGCTTTTGTTCTAGACCAAAATTAGGACCGCAATCGTAGACATCATACAGGACCTTTTTAACGTGTCATGTGAACAATTCATTTAACTattatataaccaataaataaacataaaaaaaattattttttattcgtaatgaatgtatttatttatagaaaaatcgAACTGGATCggatttcaacattaaaaaaaaaattacgaaaattaatgatttttcagAGGGTCGCACTGAGATGATcccaataaaaaacaaaacttaaattaaaaactaaattaaaattacgCGAAAATGACATCGAAACCATCGCATCGatgtgcaaataaaatattaaaataataatataaatttttatagaaaaaaaatagtggcattataattaaaagagcaaaaaaagtaacaaaaaaaattacaagatGTATTTATTAAGACAACATTTAAAAACTGGGATAATAaacatgaaatttaattaaaaatgagcaAAATATGTTGActtttgtactatatataatataattttgaattataataattttttatgtactaTCAATATATAGCATTTCGTCAATAGCCAATGAATTCCAGggaagttaatatttttgaaagcgaaaatattattaagtaaCTCGGCTAAGCCTCGCGGTGAATAACAAAGAATACAAAGGGTTAGAAATTTATTGGTAGAGATGTGCAATGTTGACAACAAGTTATTGCCTTGACCTTGAggattatgtaaacaaaaaaaaactgcgcTTCGGATTTTCCATACCGACAAATTATTACACACATAAAACTGTGCAAGCATCGTTATTACTAACAATCAAGGTCACTTACTCgcgttttggaaaaatatttcgcaCATAAATAGAATTGAGGTTATAACCGTTTCGAATAAAGTTGGGTAACTGTTAAGGttaatgatatgcatttctacaagtattttttttttataaacatacatataaggtCCTACTTATATCCTCCTCCTATATTTAAAGTCGCtcgcaatatttatatatgaccCTTCAGCTATTCATATATGATGTTGAGAGCGACTTTAAATATGGGAGGAGTATACGACCAATATGACCATATAAAATAGACCATATATGTAATAGACAAGTTACTCCCAAGTTTCGTTCACACAACCAAATTAGGCTTAGGGAagtcagaaaattatttgctcaaATGCTTGaagaaaggaaaggaaaattaAGATGCTTAGTTCTAACCTCAAAttgttttttggtgaaaaaccaattttaatgtggtacataaaatacaaatacttatatatgcatACTCGTATAAGTATCTCTGAGTCATATTCAGAAGGCAACGCCCTCAGTCATTTTCGTCGCGACTTGCTTTTCCAAGCCAGCGCAATCCCGTTAATTGTTGAAACCATAGTAACTTGGTTTTTGTGGGTGTCTCCTATTATCAGTATTTTGTTTAGtctatacatacttacttaGTCTATAGTCTTGTGCAAGTTTCTACCTGGCGGAATCCGCGGCTTCGCGTGCTGTTTTCTACTTTTATCCTTTTTTTGTGTGTTCAGGTACTTGCTCTTTACTAAAATTTAGTTTGTGTGTAAGTTAGTTAGTTTTGTTATAATACAAGCGAAAttagagtttttgaaatttgtatggaTTTTGCTTATATAATGACTTGAATCGCACGTTTATCGAAATATGTTCCAGAGAAATCCCATATTAGATCagagaaatattaaattgtgaCGAAAATGACATTCAAGGCAAATCTAATGAAGAggaatatttctataaaattttgtttcagaaatctccaataaattgttgCTCAAAGACTGCtggtataaacaaatttttaatatgggggtggatacatttttttcttagaattttcttTCTATAAcgatatatttaaaattcacaTTAACCTTACCAGTTTTATTGGTTTCCAAGAAGTAATCATTTATATTGTTTATCATATTTACTCTAGGTTAAAAACTTTCATAGCTAAAGGTTTAATGGACCCCTCTAGTTCTAACAAAGCAAATGTAGGTGggtgtaacttttttttatttgaaaactccTTAAACAATAGTGAGTATGGAgaatacaagaaaaaaacgcTGGCTTTAGTGCAATGTTTACTAAGCAAGTAATCACCCTTCGGCTATTATTCACTTCAAGGTCACTATGTGCAACAATTGATAGGGTTCGTCTAACACTGGGTTAAGTCAAAGACATTACATCAAGCTGGTGCATATGATCCAcccacaaaaatttaaaaattcactgTTATATAACAATTGAATTtgtgctagaaatttagagaagACAATAGAAGTAAGAATTTTCTGAATCTCTCTTTTCTTAGTTTAGGAAGTACATATGTAGGGAACTCACAACTTGTCATAACGCATCggaaaatcacaaaatcatgaaaatactgtttaaattttttaagatatgtcaaaagaatataaaataataatttataaacattcgtacattttttggatttttaattttaattaaagttaagCTAGGTCAATTGACTTTTGTTAgaccaaattttaatttttttgcgacgattcattttttatttaacatagttcccttcaagtATGAAACACTTAATTATGGCGATCCTCCAACATtccgataccatttttgtagtacaattTGTTGTTAAATTCAAAATAGGTCCTAGTTTCGGGGGCCACTTCTTCATTCGACACAAATTTCTACTCTacaagcattcttttgagatctgagaacaggaaatagtcactgagggccagatctggagaatacgatgGATGCGGAAGCTGTTCTAAACCCAAATAACGGTTTTTTTCCATCGTTCttactgacttgtgacacggtgcatagTCTTCGCGAAAAAagcattttctttcttttcaaatGCGGCCTTTTTTAGGGGATTTTCTCGTTATGTAATATTCTATGCACATCCTAAAATAGAGACACCATAACCGTACCAGCCGACTGGTTCGTATTCCCACTCTTTGTATCGGTGAAATGATGGA
This region includes:
- the LOC105226934 gene encoding segmentation protein Runt isoform X2 translates to MHLPAGPTMVAAPAQLANGPAPPSAMPHAQSGAPTHVPSSASSTGSSTPDNNSSNNNNNSSSTKLPPSMTDMFASLHEMLQEYHGELAQTGSPSILCSALPNHWRSNKSLPGAFKVIALDDVPDGTLVTIKCGNDENYCGELRNCTAIMKNQVAKFNDLRFVGRSGRGKSFTLTITIATYPVQTASYTKAIKVTVDGPREPRSYGYPHPGAFNPFMLNPAWLDAAYMTYGYADYFRHQAALHHPALAKSSPTLPSNGNAGTTVVPPPPPPAVNDFHSAQLTPPPVGAPPNAALGMIPTPPGSSYGVGMPQFPFNPVAAAAFHPYNLAAAGLRVPSHNLHNTSIGSSHGSTEHISPVHISPASSRPSSSSPPVHAHNTSTASSNHKANSSLEQSLSDADPDVDSDDEQIDVVKSAFVPILRPPIAPRTLPSAVEELEKSQQKTQQQPRMRCELKAPSAMKTQCQTRQSPIITAATKLKAAVNATKTVWRPY
- the LOC105226934 gene encoding segmentation protein Runt isoform X1 — its product is MHLPAGPTMVAAPAQLANGPAPPSAMPHAQSGAPTHVPSSASSTGSSTPDNNSSNNNNNSSSTKLPPSMTDMFASLHEMLQEYHGELAQTGSPSILCSALPNHWRSNKSLPGAFKVIALDDVPDGTLVTIKCGNDENYCGELRNCTAIMKNQVAKFNDLRFVGRSGRGKSFTLTITIATYPVQTASYTKAIKVTVDGPREPRSKQSYGYPHPGAFNPFMLNPAWLDAAYMTYGYADYFRHQAALHHPALAKSSPTLPSNGNAGTTVVPPPPPPAVNDFHSAQLTPPPVGAPPNAALGMIPTPPGSSYGVGMPQFPFNPVAAAAFHPYNLAAAGLRVPSHNLHNTSIGSSHGSTEHISPVHISPASSRPSSSSPPVHAHNTSTASSNHKANSSLEQSLSDADPDVDSDDEQIDVVKSAFVPILRPPIAPRTLPSAVEELEKSQQKTQQQPRMRCELKAPSAMKTQCQTRQSPIITAATKLKAAVNATKTVWRPY